Proteins from a genomic interval of Trifolium pratense cultivar HEN17-A07 linkage group LG6, ARS_RC_1.1, whole genome shotgun sequence:
- the LOC123889785 gene encoding cystinosin homolog, producing MASWNSVSLEVTYEILGWFAFIAWSISFYPQVILNFRRKSVVGLNFDFVMLNLTKHSSYLIYNASLYFSSAIQKQYFQKYGFDQMIPVAANDVAFSIHAVLLTAITLFQIAIYERGSQKLSKTCIGIVSIVWLTAAVCFFVALSNHSWLWLLSIFNSIQVIMTTIKYIPQVSMNFLRKSTDGWSIGNILLDFSGGIANYGQMVVQSVDQDSWVNFYGNIGKVLLSLVSVFFDIIFIIQHYLLYPAKKSTKLVTTVGEDEDQIREHLVRPSDESPPENV from the exons ATGGCTTCTTGGAATTCAGTTTCATTAGAAGTAACTTACGAAATTCTTGGTTGGTTCGCTTTTATTGCTTGGTCCATCAGTTTCTACCCACAAGTCATCTTGAATTTTCGCAGGAAAAG tGTGGTTGGACTCAACTTTGATTTTGTCATGTTAAATTTAACAAAGCATAGTTCATATCTTATATACAATGCTTCTCTCTACTTTAGCTCTGCTATTCAGAAACAATATTTCCAGAAATACGGTTTTGACCAG ATGATACCTGTGGCAGCAAATGATGTTGCTTTCTCAATCCACGCCGTTCTGCTGACAGCCATTACATTGTTCCAGATTGCAATTTATGAA CGTGGAAGTCAGAAACTGTCCAAAACTTGTATTGGAATTGTCTCCATTGTTTGGTTGACTGCCGCAGTTTGTTTCTTTGTTGCTTTGTCTAATCATTCATGGCTTTGGCTTCTCAGCATCTTCAA CTCAATTCAAGTTATTATGACTACTATAAAGTACATTCCCCAG GTAAGCATGAACTTCCTAAGGAAAAGTACCGATGGATGGAGCATTGGGAACATTCTACTTGACTTTTCTGGAGGAATAGCAAACTATGGACAGATGGTTGTGCAATCAGTAGATCAAG ATTCATGGGTCAACTTCTATGGGAATATAGGAAAAGTGTTGCTCTCTCTG GTATCTGTATTCTTTgacattattttcattattcaaCATTATCTTCTTTATCCTGCTAAAAAGTCCACCAAATTGGTGACCACCGTCGGCGAGGATGAGGATCAAATTAGAGAGCACCTTGTTAGGCCTTCTGACGAGTCTCCACCAGAGAATGTGTGA
- the LOC123892866 gene encoding ATP synthase mitochondrial F1 complex assembly factor 2, with amino-acid sequence MAHSLIKNSIKSINPKFLSTLSCHQIVRHLSSAAAAAEEQSSSFTFSSEGDSIQMKTPAKTRKKPSSSVTMPMSFMTGAIVGKRFYKDVKTREADDGNGWTVMLDYRTLKTPAKRPLKLPTLSLAKAIAAEWEYQQIDGIRPFTMPLMRLACTAMERVPVTRPKIIENLVKKFNQDLVFCRAPDDDELTSLVRDRQIEKIDPMLRWLESEFGFKPVVYSSFFGGKQEDGLVMAIENRLKKTDDCELAAIDAIAASAQSLTIAIALVQGKLQIEEAIELIRLEEDLQVDRWGLVEGGHDIDIADTRVQISAPVVFLGLSRNI; translated from the exons atggctcactcattaataaaaaattccatTAAATCAATAAACCCTAAATTTCTCTCCACACTCTCATGTCACCAGATCGTCCGACATTTGAGCTCCGCGGCCGCCGCCGCCGAAGAGCAGTCATCGTCCTTCACATTCTCATCGGAGGGAGACAGCATCCAGATGAAAACACCGGCGAAGACAAGGAAGAAACCGTCGTCTTCGGTGACGATGCCGATGTCGTTCATGACAGGAGCTATTGTTGGGAAACGGTTTTATAAAGACGTGAAGACGAGAGAAGCAGATGATGGTAATGGTTGGACTGTTATGCTTGATTATAGAACTTTGAAGACTCCTGCTAAGAGGCCACTTAAGCTTCCTACTCTTTCTCTTGCTAAGGCCATTGCTGCTGAATGGGAATATCAA CAAATAGATGGCATAAGACCCTTCACAATGCCTCTTATGAGACTTGCTTGCACTGCCATGGAAAGAGTTCCTGTAACAAGGCCCAAAATTATTGAGAATTTGGTGAAGAAATTTAATCAAGATTTAGTATTTTGCCGTGCTCCTGATGACGATGAACTGACAAGTTTAGTACGTG ATCGCCAAATTGAGAAAATTGATCCTATGCTACGCTGGTTGGAGTCCGAATTTGGATTTAAGCCTGTTGTTTACTCCAGCTTTTTCGGTGGAAAGCAAGAAGATGGTCTTGTAATGGCTATAGAGAACCGTCTAAAGAAAACAGATGACTGTGAATTGGCCGCAATTGACGCTATTGCCGCATCAGCACAGTCTTTAACTATTGCCATTGCATTGGTTCAGGGGAAATTGCAAATTGAGGAAGCAATTGAGCTTATTAGACTTGAAGAAGATTTACAG GTGGACAGGTGGGGCCTTGTTGAAGGTGGTCATGATATCGATATTGCTGATACTAGAGTACAGATTTCGGCACCAGTAGTATTTCTTGGTTTATCAAGAAATATATAA
- the LOC123889786 gene encoding cystinosin homolog gives MSSSWNSVPLHVSYEVLGWFAFVCWSISFWPQVILNFRRKSVVGLNFDFVLLNLTKHSSYLIYNASLYFSSAIQQQYRDKYGQKQMIPVAANDVAFSVHAVLLTAITLYQIAIYDRGSQKVSKITCGIVIVAWTAAAVCFFIALHNHHWLWLLSIFTTIQVSMTVIKYIPQAVMNFMRKSTDGWSIENILLDFSGGVANYAQMAMQSIDQSSWVNFYGNIGKLLLSLVSIFFDILFMIQHYVLYPERKRKPETPTDEAKSSDQHLAENV, from the exons atgTCTTCTTCTTGGAACTCAGTTCCACTTCATGTCTCATATGAAGTTTTGGGTTGGTTTGCTTTTGTTTGTTGGTCTATTAGTTTCTGGCCTCAAGTTATCTTGAATTTTCGAAGGAAAAG tGTGGTGGGGCTGAACTTTGATTTTGTGTTGTTGAATCTGACGAAGCATTCATCATATCTTATATATAATGCATCTTTGTACTTTAGTTCtgcaattcaacaacaatataGAGACAAATATGGTCAAAAACAG ATGATTCCAGTGGCAGCAAATGATGTTGCTTTCTCAGTCCATGCTGTTCTACTAACAGCCATTACATTGTACCAAATTGCAATCTATGAT CGTGGAAGCCAAAAAGTATCTAAAATTACATGTGGAATCGTCATTGTTGCATGGACAGCAGCAGCTGTGTGTTTCTTTATAGCATTGCACAATCATCATTGGCTATGGCTTCTCTCAATTTTCAC TACCATTCAAGTTTCTATGACTGTCATAAAATATATTCCCCAG GCCGTGATGAACTTTATGAGAAAAAGTACTGATGGATGGAGCATTGAGAACATTCTACTTGACTTTTCCGGAGGGGTAGCTAACTATGCACAAATGGCTATGCAATCCATTGATCAAA GTTCTTGGGTGAACTTCTATGGAAACATAGGGAAACTATTGTTATCCTTG GTGTCTATATTCTTTGACATCCTCTTCATGATCCAACATTATGTGTTATATCCAGAAAGAAAACGCAAACCAGAGACACCTACTGATGAAGCCAAATCTTCTGATCAGCATTTGGCTGAGAATGTCTAA